From Microlunatus capsulatus, a single genomic window includes:
- a CDS encoding aldehyde dehydrogenase family protein, with protein MRPISESFTLVDPTTARPIGDVAMADLARTDAAIEAAAAAAPAWAAVTPGERARLLRRFAVVVDEHLEELARLEVRNAGHTIGNARWEAGNVRDVLNYYSATPERLFGRQIPVPGGIDVTFHEPLGVVGIIVPWNFPMPIAAWGFAPALAAGNTVVLKPAEYTPLTALRLAELALEAGLPEHVLTVLPGAGPVVGQRFVTHPLVRKVCFTGSTAVGKQVLAGCAEQVKRCTLELGGKSANIVFADADLAKAAAAAPSAVFDNAGQDCCARSRILVQESVHAEFLDRLQSAVEAFVVTDPSDEAAEMGPLVSARQRDRVQGYLDEVDVAFAGTAPDGPGFWVPPSVVLATGPEQRIWREEVFGPVVAVLPFADEAEAVALANDSDYGLSGSIYTGDLGRALRVSRAVQAGNLSVNSHSSVRYWTPFGGFKQSGLGRELGPDAPHGFTEEKNVFLSDG; from the coding sequence GTGAGACCCATCTCCGAGAGCTTCACGCTGGTCGACCCCACCACCGCCCGCCCGATCGGCGACGTGGCGATGGCCGACCTGGCCCGCACCGACGCCGCGATCGAGGCCGCCGCGGCCGCCGCCCCGGCCTGGGCCGCCGTCACGCCGGGGGAGCGGGCCCGGCTGCTGCGGCGGTTCGCCGTCGTCGTCGACGAGCACCTGGAGGAGCTGGCCCGGCTGGAGGTCCGCAACGCCGGCCACACCATCGGGAACGCCCGCTGGGAGGCCGGCAACGTCCGCGACGTCCTCAACTACTACTCGGCCACCCCCGAGCGGCTGTTCGGCCGGCAGATCCCGGTGCCCGGCGGCATCGACGTCACCTTCCACGAGCCGCTGGGCGTCGTCGGGATCATCGTGCCCTGGAACTTCCCCATGCCCATCGCGGCCTGGGGCTTCGCGCCGGCGCTGGCGGCGGGCAACACGGTCGTCCTCAAGCCCGCCGAGTACACGCCCCTGACCGCGCTGCGGCTCGCCGAGCTGGCGCTGGAGGCGGGGCTGCCCGAGCACGTCCTCACCGTCCTGCCGGGCGCCGGGCCCGTCGTCGGGCAGCGGTTCGTCACCCACCCGCTGGTCCGCAAGGTCTGCTTCACCGGCTCCACCGCCGTCGGCAAGCAGGTGCTGGCCGGCTGCGCCGAGCAGGTGAAGCGCTGCACGCTGGAGCTGGGCGGCAAGAGCGCCAACATCGTCTTCGCCGACGCCGACCTCGCCAAGGCCGCCGCCGCGGCCCCGTCCGCGGTGTTCGACAACGCCGGCCAGGACTGCTGCGCCCGCTCCCGGATCCTCGTCCAGGAGTCGGTGCACGCGGAGTTCCTCGACCGGCTGCAGAGCGCCGTCGAGGCCTTCGTGGTCACCGACCCGTCCGACGAGGCCGCCGAGATGGGACCGCTGGTCTCGGCCCGGCAGCGCGACCGGGTGCAGGGCTACCTCGACGAGGTCGACGTCGCCTTCGCCGGCACCGCGCCGGACGGGCCCGGGTTCTGGGTGCCGCCGTCGGTGGTGCTGGCCACCGGCCCCGAGCAGCGGATCTGGCGCGAGGAGGTCTTCGGGCCCGTCGTCGCCGTGCTGCCGTTCGCCGACGAGGCCGAGGCCGTGGCGCTGGCCAACGACTCCGACTACGGGCTGTCCGGTTCGATCTACACCGGCGACCTCGGCCGGGCGCTACGGGTCTCCCGGGCCGTGCAGGCCGGCAACCTCAGCGTCAACTCCCACTCCTCGGTGCGCTACTGGACCCCGTTCGGCGGCTTCAAGCAGTCCGGCCTGGGCCGCGAGCTGGGGCCCGACGCCCCGCACGGCTTCACCGAGGAGAAGAACGTCTTCCTCAGCGACGGATGA
- a CDS encoding DUF4261 domain-containing protein, with amino-acid sequence MTNPPSTGAGAPTGPGLVAELWYPEAPDLADPGLLEALRAVRPGAEVQDGSLSVPHPLDDPDLPPLVTVVVPGSPLGEDGKTLPDVSQTWDWAGAEAALAPCRASVLVTEVLAAGRSAAERVTSLGEVVAVLVARTSPRALHWARSQRVSDPATFGAGDVDGVINVRMFSDAHDEGALAMDSLGLHVFDLPDVQCHFRDREPGEIAELLFATAIYLFDTGDVIEDGNTISGTDGEGRYVCRREASLLDPARLVLDVDLGEPWAAGRRDRTS; translated from the coding sequence ATGACGAACCCGCCGAGCACCGGCGCCGGGGCCCCCACCGGACCCGGCCTGGTGGCCGAGCTCTGGTACCCCGAGGCGCCCGACCTCGCCGACCCCGGCCTGCTGGAGGCGCTGCGCGCCGTCCGCCCCGGGGCCGAGGTGCAGGACGGCTCGCTGAGCGTCCCGCACCCCCTCGACGACCCGGACCTGCCGCCGCTGGTCACCGTCGTGGTGCCTGGCTCCCCGCTGGGCGAGGACGGCAAGACCCTGCCCGACGTCAGCCAGACCTGGGACTGGGCGGGCGCGGAGGCCGCGCTCGCGCCGTGCCGGGCCTCGGTGCTGGTGACCGAGGTGCTGGCCGCCGGCCGCAGCGCCGCCGAGCGGGTGACGTCGCTGGGCGAGGTCGTCGCGGTGCTGGTCGCCCGCACGTCGCCGCGCGCCCTGCACTGGGCCCGCAGCCAGCGCGTCTCCGACCCGGCGACCTTCGGCGCCGGCGACGTCGACGGCGTGATCAACGTGCGGATGTTCAGCGACGCCCACGACGAGGGCGCGCTGGCGATGGACTCCCTCGGCCTGCACGTCTTCGACCTGCCCGACGTCCAGTGCCACTTCCGCGACCGGGAGCCGGGCGAGATCGCCGAGCTGCTGTTCGCCACCGCGATCTACCTGTTCGACACCGGCGACGTCATCGAGGACGGCAACACGATCTCCGGCACCGACGGCGAGGGCCGCTACGTCTGCCGGCGGGAGGCCTCCCTGCTGGACCCCGCGCGCCTGGTGCTCGACGTCGACCTCGGCGAGCCGTGGGCGGCCGGCCGGCGCGACCGCACGTCCTGA
- a CDS encoding nitroreductase family protein, producing MEFLDVVRRRKTTNGPFLPDPVTPEHQKLLMEVAGRAPSQLNSQPWRFVITEDRGVVEQVAAISGESMTEAMSNGTFFERYKRYFRFSAEEMESRRDGMLFDKLPAPLRPFTKQVFTARGQRLMNTLRVPHTLGEENRKLVAGSPLLLGVMLDRAEYRPGELSSFYSVFSMGAAMENVWLTTVELGMGIQFISFPMEVPGQWARIEKLFGVPDELELMAVYRLGYLPAEQRRPAIDWSSHQRKLVSQYVFRDSCATPQQGWDDVGQTPR from the coding sequence ATGGAGTTCCTCGACGTCGTCCGGCGGCGCAAGACCACCAACGGGCCGTTCCTGCCCGACCCGGTGACGCCTGAGCACCAGAAGCTGCTGATGGAGGTGGCGGGGCGGGCGCCGTCGCAGCTCAACAGCCAGCCGTGGCGCTTCGTCATCACCGAGGACCGCGGCGTCGTCGAGCAGGTGGCGGCGATCAGCGGCGAGAGCATGACCGAGGCGATGTCGAACGGCACGTTCTTCGAGCGCTACAAGCGGTACTTCCGCTTCAGCGCCGAGGAGATGGAGTCCCGCCGCGACGGGATGCTCTTCGACAAGCTGCCGGCGCCGCTGCGGCCGTTCACCAAGCAGGTGTTCACCGCGCGCGGCCAGCGGCTGATGAACACGCTGCGGGTGCCGCACACCCTGGGCGAGGAGAACCGCAAGCTGGTGGCGGGCTCGCCGCTGCTGCTCGGCGTGATGCTGGACCGCGCCGAGTACCGGCCCGGGGAGCTGTCGTCCTTCTACTCCGTGTTCAGCATGGGCGCGGCGATGGAGAACGTCTGGCTGACCACCGTTGAGCTCGGGATGGGCATCCAGTTCATCTCCTTCCCGATGGAGGTGCCGGGCCAGTGGGCGCGGATCGAGAAGCTCTTCGGCGTCCCCGACGAGCTGGAGCTGATGGCGGTCTACCGGCTGGGCTACCTGCCCGCCGAGCAGCGCCGACCGGCCATCGACTGGTCCAGCCACCAGCGCAAGCTGGTATCCCAGTACGTCTTCCGCGACTCCTGCGCCACCCCGCAGCAGGGCTGGGACGACGTCGGCCAGACCCCACGCTGA
- a CDS encoding DUF503 domain-containing protein, giving the protein MWTGSLELDLLLGDVHSLKEKRSLVRPLLAELRRRFEVAVAEVDHVELHRRAVVGVVAVAGEQGHLVDVLDAVERSVAARPEMELLSARRRLRAGDD; this is encoded by the coding sequence ATGTGGACGGGATCGCTGGAGCTGGACCTGCTGCTCGGGGACGTGCACTCGCTCAAGGAGAAGCGCTCCCTGGTGCGGCCGCTGCTGGCGGAGCTCCGACGCCGCTTCGAGGTGGCCGTCGCCGAGGTGGACCACGTCGAGCTGCACCGCCGGGCCGTCGTCGGGGTCGTCGCGGTGGCCGGTGAGCAGGGGCACCTCGTCGACGTCCTCGACGCCGTCGAGCGCAGCGTCGCCGCCCGCCCGGAGATGGAGCTGCTCTCCGCGCGGAGGCGGCTGCGGGCCGGGGACGACTGA
- a CDS encoding FadR/GntR family transcriptional regulator, which yields MVRRRPAHLHAGGEGRGDQPGGREGAGQLSGEQEAGPGLAAVVLGAARSRHAFEDCVERLATAIRLGVYPHGSALPPERELAVALGVSRATLREAMAGLREAGMVATTRGRGGGSVVLHEPSTPGQGGRARLRGRREELLDGLVFRRVVEPGAVQVAAGRTLSAAERALVVDSLAAVAAAPDAAGHRQADSRLHLALATVTGSARLVEAVTAVQAGLHDMLVAIPVLRVNIEHSSAQHEAIVAAVLEGDGARARREMERHCDDTAALLRGLLD from the coding sequence CTGGTTCGTCGGCGGCCGGCACACCTTCATGCTGGCGGCGAAGGACGAGGCGACCAGCCCGGAGGCCGAGAAGGTGCTGGACAGCTGAGCGGGGAGCAGGAGGCCGGGCCGGGGCTGGCGGCCGTCGTCCTCGGCGCGGCGCGCAGCCGGCACGCCTTCGAGGACTGCGTCGAGCGGCTGGCCACGGCCATCCGGCTGGGCGTCTACCCGCACGGCAGCGCGCTGCCGCCCGAGCGGGAGCTCGCGGTGGCGCTCGGGGTCTCCCGGGCGACGCTGCGGGAGGCGATGGCCGGGCTCCGGGAGGCCGGGATGGTGGCCACCACCCGGGGCCGGGGCGGCGGCAGCGTCGTGCTGCACGAGCCCTCCACGCCGGGCCAGGGCGGCCGGGCCCGGCTGCGGGGCCGGCGCGAGGAGCTGCTGGACGGCCTCGTCTTCCGCCGGGTGGTGGAGCCGGGGGCGGTGCAGGTCGCGGCGGGGCGCACGCTGAGCGCGGCGGAGCGGGCGCTGGTGGTCGACTCGCTCGCGGCGGTGGCCGCGGCACCCGACGCGGCGGGGCACCGGCAGGCGGACTCCCGGCTGCACCTCGCGCTGGCCACGGTCACCGGGTCGGCCCGGCTGGTCGAGGCCGTGACGGCGGTGCAGGCGGGGCTGCACGACATGCTGGTGGCGATCCCGGTGCTCCGGGTCAACATCGAGCACTCGAGCGCCCAGCACGAGGCCATCGTGGCCGCCGTGCTGGAGGGCGACGGCGCCCGCGCGCGCCGGGAGATGGAACGGCACTGCGACGACACCGCCGCGCTGCTGCGCGGCCTGCTGGACTGA
- a CDS encoding type III polyketide synthase, which translates to MPVSIRSIETVVPETVLAQPVVRDLFAAQPGLSRLRQRMVATVFDAAAIDTRHTVLAELAGGGTPGAGFLEPATGVLRRLPTGRRNAVYREAAGELFTAAAKQALAAAPGVLPADVTHVVTVSCTGFYAPGPDIEVVRALGLEPSVQRYHVGFMGCYGAFPALRAAADFCRADPDAVVLVVSVELCTLHLRSAEDADTLLSCSLFADGGAAAVVTARPAPPGTPLLDLDTFASALVVEGEHDMAWTIGDEGFEMVLSGQVPRLVGAHVREALTPLLGAGGDGYPGVDHWAVHPGGRSILDRVESALGLGPDQLAPSREVLRRYGNMSSATVLFVLRALLQGEPAGAGRVCALAFGPGLSVESALLTRRDA; encoded by the coding sequence GTGCCCGTCAGCATCCGATCCATCGAGACGGTGGTGCCCGAGACCGTCCTGGCCCAACCGGTGGTCCGGGACCTCTTCGCCGCCCAGCCCGGGCTGTCGCGGCTGCGGCAGCGGATGGTGGCCACCGTCTTCGACGCCGCCGCCATCGACACCCGGCACACCGTCCTCGCCGAGCTGGCCGGGGGCGGCACCCCCGGCGCGGGGTTCCTCGAACCCGCCACCGGCGTGCTGCGCCGGCTGCCGACCGGCCGCCGCAACGCCGTCTACCGGGAGGCGGCCGGTGAGCTGTTCACCGCCGCCGCCAAGCAGGCGCTGGCCGCCGCGCCCGGCGTGCTGCCCGCCGACGTCACCCACGTCGTCACCGTCTCCTGCACCGGCTTCTACGCCCCCGGCCCCGACATCGAGGTGGTCCGGGCGCTGGGCCTGGAGCCCTCCGTGCAGCGCTACCACGTCGGCTTCATGGGCTGCTACGGCGCGTTCCCGGCCCTGCGGGCGGCCGCGGACTTCTGCCGGGCCGACCCCGACGCGGTGGTCCTCGTCGTCTCCGTCGAGCTGTGCACGCTGCACCTGCGCAGCGCCGAGGACGCCGACACCCTGCTGAGCTGCTCGCTGTTCGCCGACGGCGGCGCGGCGGCCGTCGTCACCGCCCGGCCCGCCCCGCCCGGCACACCGCTGCTGGACCTCGACACCTTCGCGTCGGCGCTGGTCGTCGAGGGCGAGCACGACATGGCCTGGACGATCGGCGACGAGGGCTTCGAGATGGTGCTGAGCGGCCAGGTGCCGCGGCTGGTCGGCGCCCACGTGCGTGAGGCCCTGACGCCCCTGCTGGGCGCGGGCGGGGACGGCTACCCCGGCGTCGACCACTGGGCGGTGCACCCGGGCGGGCGCAGCATCCTCGACCGCGTCGAGTCCGCCCTGGGGCTGGGCCCGGACCAGCTGGCGCCGTCGCGGGAGGTGCTGCGCCGCTACGGCAACATGTCCAGCGCCACCGTGCTGTTCGTCCTGCGCGCCCTCCTGCAGGGGGAGCCCGCGGGCGCCGGCCGGGTCTGCGCGCTGGCCTTCGGCCCCGGTCTCAGCGTGGAGAGCGCCCTGCTGACCCGGCGGGACGCCTGA
- a CDS encoding PHP domain-containing protein, with protein MVLPADGHVHSEFSWDALAGSMEGTCRRAVALGLPAVVFTEHVDLTPFRAGALVERYAPLVQDGLLVAPRLDVPGYLASVERCRGLFPELRVVTGIEVGQPHRHGDELAALLAAGSVDRVLGSLHCLPDGDAFAEPFTLVERRPVAELFVEYLAEIPRMVAGSDAFGVLAHIDYPVRSWPATAGPFDPRDFEDELRAALAAVAAGERALEINTKLPLDDTVLRWWVEEGGRRVTFGSDAHEPEKVGRGLEGAAARAEAHGFRPDTRPEDPWLRG; from the coding sequence ATGGTGCTGCCGGCCGACGGACACGTCCACAGCGAGTTCTCCTGGGACGCGCTGGCGGGCTCGATGGAGGGGACCTGCCGCCGGGCCGTCGCGCTCGGCCTGCCGGCGGTGGTCTTCACCGAGCACGTCGACCTCACCCCGTTCCGGGCCGGCGCCCTGGTGGAGCGCTACGCCCCGCTCGTCCAGGACGGCCTGCTGGTCGCGCCGCGACTGGACGTCCCGGGCTACCTCGCCTCCGTCGAGCGCTGCCGGGGCCTGTTCCCGGAGCTGCGGGTCGTCACCGGGATCGAGGTGGGTCAGCCGCACCGGCACGGCGACGAGCTCGCCGCGCTGCTGGCCGCGGGGTCCGTCGACCGGGTGCTCGGCTCCCTGCACTGCCTGCCCGACGGCGACGCCTTCGCCGAGCCCTTCACCCTGGTCGAGCGCCGGCCCGTCGCGGAGCTCTTCGTCGAGTACCTGGCCGAGATCCCGCGGATGGTCGCGGGCTCGGACGCGTTCGGCGTGCTGGCGCACATCGACTACCCCGTGCGGTCCTGGCCCGCGACGGCCGGTCCGTTCGACCCGCGCGACTTCGAGGACGAGCTGCGGGCCGCGCTGGCGGCCGTCGCGGCGGGGGAGCGGGCGCTGGAGATCAACACCAAGCTGCCGCTCGACGACACGGTCCTCCGCTGGTGGGTCGAGGAGGGCGGGCGCCGCGTCACCTTCGGCAGCGACGCGCACGAGCCGGAGAAGGTCGGCCGCGGGCTCGAGGGCGCCGCGGCCAGGGCGGAGGCGCACGGCTTCCGCCCTGACACCCGGCCCGAGGACCCCTGGCTCCGCGGCTGA
- a CDS encoding amino acid permease, whose protein sequence is MSVDHPDHADLDDDARHLAELGYTQELHRGMSAFSNFAVSFSIISILAGCITSYGIALRSGGPSTLVLGWLIVGILVLAVAGAMAEVCSRYPTAGGLYFWAGRLAKRNKREWAWFTGWFNFLGEVAVTAAIDFGCATTWMAFMNLVWGVEATPGRTFALFVAIIVVHGLLNTFGVNLVSLLSNVSAWWHVGGVLVIVGALWILPEKHQSVSWTLTGFHNETGWTFLPYVFLMGLLMAQYTYTGYDASAHVAEETKNASVAAPRGIVTSVLVSVIGGFILLYSITAAITDRSEAGLAALSESATGLPPAQIFLDSLDNPTVAKFLLFIVCVAQFFCGMASVTANSRMSYAFSRDKALPGSRIWAKVNPRTGTPTNSIWLCVALSVILASPALVSSTAYFAVTSIAVIGLYIAYVVPVLLRRLNRDFTPGPWNLGRFSGLVGWVAVVWVVIICILFVLPPVSPVDVSTFNYAPVAVLVVLAFATVSWFVGGRHTFMLAAKDEATSPEAEKVLDS, encoded by the coding sequence ATGAGCGTCGACCACCCCGACCACGCCGACCTGGACGACGACGCCCGGCACCTGGCCGAGCTCGGCTACACCCAGGAGCTGCACCGCGGCATGTCCGCGTTCTCCAACTTCGCCGTCTCGTTCTCGATCATCTCGATCCTCGCCGGCTGCATCACCTCCTACGGGATCGCGCTCCGCTCGGGCGGCCCGTCGACGCTGGTGCTCGGCTGGCTCATCGTCGGCATCCTCGTGCTGGCCGTGGCCGGCGCGATGGCCGAGGTCTGCTCCCGCTACCCGACGGCGGGCGGGCTCTACTTCTGGGCCGGCCGCCTGGCCAAGCGGAACAAGCGCGAGTGGGCCTGGTTCACCGGCTGGTTCAACTTCCTCGGCGAGGTCGCCGTGACCGCGGCCATCGACTTCGGCTGCGCCACCACCTGGATGGCGTTCATGAACCTCGTCTGGGGCGTCGAGGCGACGCCGGGGCGCACGTTCGCCCTCTTCGTCGCGATCATCGTCGTGCACGGCCTGCTCAACACCTTCGGCGTCAACCTGGTCAGCCTGCTGTCCAACGTCTCCGCCTGGTGGCACGTCGGCGGTGTGCTGGTGATCGTCGGCGCGCTGTGGATCCTGCCCGAGAAGCACCAGTCGGTGTCCTGGACACTGACCGGCTTCCACAACGAGACCGGCTGGACCTTCCTGCCCTACGTCTTCCTCATGGGCCTGCTGATGGCCCAGTACACCTACACGGGCTACGACGCGTCGGCCCACGTCGCCGAGGAGACCAAGAACGCCTCCGTCGCGGCGCCCCGGGGGATCGTCACCAGCGTCCTGGTCTCAGTCATCGGCGGGTTCATCCTGCTGTACTCGATCACCGCCGCCATCACCGACCGCAGCGAGGCCGGCCTGGCCGCCCTGTCGGAGTCGGCGACCGGCCTGCCGCCCGCGCAGATCTTCCTCGACAGCCTGGACAACCCGACGGTGGCGAAGTTCCTGCTCTTCATCGTCTGCGTCGCCCAGTTCTTCTGCGGCATGGCCTCGGTCACCGCCAACTCGCGGATGTCCTACGCGTTCTCCCGCGACAAGGCGCTGCCGGGCTCCCGGATCTGGGCCAAGGTCAACCCGCGCACGGGCACCCCGACCAACTCCATCTGGCTGTGCGTCGCGCTGTCGGTGATCCTGGCCTCGCCCGCCCTGGTCAGCTCGACGGCCTACTTCGCCGTCACCTCGATCGCGGTGATCGGGCTCTACATCGCCTACGTGGTCCCGGTGCTGCTGCGCCGGCTCAACCGCGACTTCACCCCGGGCCCGTGGAACCTCGGCCGCTTCTCCGGCCTCGTCGGCTGGGTCGCGGTGGTCTGGGTCGTCATCATCTGCATCCTCTTCGTGCTGCCGCCGGTCTCCCCGGTCGACGTCAGCACCTTCAACTACGCACCGGTCGCGGTGCTCGTGGTGCTGGCCTTCGCCACCGTCTCCTGGTTCGTCGGCGGCCGGCACACCTTCATGCTGGCGGCGAAGGACGAGGCGACCAGCCCGGAGGCCGAGAAGGTGCTGGACAGCTGA
- a CDS encoding alpha/beta fold hydrolase, which produces MSDVDGVRRLAGLDVRVRVQGSGPPVLLLGGCGVPAELWAPVVERLPGATVVRLERAGGGGTRWPGRLPDLAGEVAVLAALLAELDGPAVVAAHSMAGPHAEALTRLHPDLVARLVLVDSSVARDRPRPHPAAVGAGWLALARLARRLLRLAPARRLAAEVGWLGSARQTRVRAAAVRDAVRRAWSDPEAVAAVVAEQSVEADQLAALDAVRARAPWPGTPAVVLTAAGDGGAGWVADQRRLAGLLSASVVVVEDARHLMMLDCPDVLTAAVGREPWRDERP; this is translated from the coding sequence GTGAGCGACGTCGACGGGGTCCGCCGGCTCGCCGGGCTAGACGTCCGGGTCCGGGTGCAGGGGAGCGGCCCACCGGTGCTGCTGCTCGGCGGCTGCGGGGTGCCGGCCGAGCTGTGGGCGCCGGTGGTCGAGCGGCTGCCGGGCGCCACCGTCGTCCGGCTCGAGCGCGCGGGGGGCGGCGGCACCCGCTGGCCCGGCCGGCTGCCCGACCTGGCGGGCGAGGTCGCGGTGCTCGCCGCCCTGCTGGCCGAGCTCGACGGGCCGGCCGTGGTCGCCGCCCACTCGATGGCCGGGCCGCACGCCGAGGCGCTGACCCGGCTGCACCCCGACCTCGTCGCCCGGCTGGTGCTGGTGGACAGCAGCGTGGCCCGGGACCGCCCGCGGCCGCACCCCGCCGCCGTCGGCGCCGGCTGGCTGGCCCTGGCCCGGCTGGCCCGACGGCTGCTCCGGCTCGCCCCGGCCCGCCGGTTGGCGGCCGAGGTCGGCTGGCTCGGCAGCGCCCGGCAGACCCGCGTCCGGGCGGCGGCGGTGCGCGACGCCGTCCGCCGGGCCTGGTCCGACCCGGAGGCCGTGGCGGCCGTCGTCGCCGAGCAGTCGGTCGAGGCCGACCAGCTGGCCGCGCTCGACGCCGTCCGCGCCCGGGCGCCCTGGCCCGGCACCCCCGCCGTCGTGCTGACCGCGGCCGGTGACGGCGGGGCCGGCTGGGTGGCTGACCAGCGCCGGCTGGCGGGGCTGCTGTCGGCGTCGGTGGTTGTGGTGGAGGATGCTCGGCACCTGATGATGCTGGACTGCCCCGACGTGCTCACCGCTGCGGTGGGCCGCGAGCCCTGGAGGGACGAGCGACCATGA
- a CDS encoding glutamine synthetase family protein: MSQLRNDRHLSVHDLRRRVAEGELDTVVVAFTDMQGRLQGKRMHAAYFVDHVLEAGTEGCNYLLSVDVDMNTVDGYAMASWDSGYGDMEFALDLQTIRLLPHLPGSAMVQCDLVTLDHRPVPQSPRTLLTTQLARAAERGYVALAGTELEFIAFRTSYEDAWNAGYRDLAPLSQYNVDYSVLGTARVEPLSRAIRNAMYGAGMDVESAKGECNLGQHEIGFLYADALTTADNHAVYKTAAKEIAAQHGMSLTFMAKYDQREGNSCHIHLSFRGEDGETVFWDESGNGGRSTLYDHFLAGLLATMADFTLLYAPNVNSYKRFAAGSFAPTTIAWGQDNRTCALRVVGHGKGARVENRVPGGDVNPYLALAAMVAGGLHGIEHELELPAELTGNAYTSGLPTVPRTLLQARDAFAGSAVAREVFGDEVVDHYTNMADVELAAFDAAVTDWELRRGFERM; this comes from the coding sequence ATGAGCCAGCTGAGGAACGACCGGCACCTGAGCGTGCACGACCTGCGACGACGCGTCGCCGAGGGCGAGCTCGACACCGTCGTGGTGGCCTTCACCGACATGCAAGGACGGCTGCAGGGCAAGCGGATGCACGCCGCCTACTTCGTCGACCACGTGCTGGAGGCGGGCACCGAGGGCTGCAACTACCTGCTGAGCGTCGACGTCGACATGAACACCGTCGACGGCTACGCGATGGCCAGCTGGGACTCCGGCTACGGCGACATGGAGTTCGCGCTGGACCTGCAGACGATCCGGCTGCTGCCGCACCTGCCGGGCTCGGCGATGGTGCAGTGCGACCTCGTCACCCTCGACCACCGCCCGGTCCCGCAGTCCCCGCGCACGCTGCTGACCACCCAGCTGGCCCGGGCCGCCGAGCGCGGCTACGTCGCCCTGGCCGGCACCGAGCTGGAGTTCATCGCCTTCCGCACCTCCTACGAGGACGCCTGGAACGCCGGCTACCGCGACCTCGCGCCGCTCAGCCAGTACAACGTCGACTACTCGGTGCTGGGCACCGCCCGGGTGGAGCCGCTCTCCCGCGCCATCCGGAACGCGATGTACGGCGCGGGGATGGACGTCGAGTCGGCCAAGGGGGAGTGCAACCTCGGCCAGCACGAGATCGGCTTCCTCTACGCCGACGCCCTCACCACGGCCGACAACCACGCCGTCTACAAGACCGCCGCCAAGGAGATCGCCGCCCAGCACGGGATGTCGCTGACCTTCATGGCCAAGTACGACCAGCGCGAGGGCAACTCCTGCCACATCCACCTCTCGTTCCGCGGGGAGGACGGCGAGACGGTCTTCTGGGACGAGTCGGGGAACGGCGGGAGGAGCACGCTCTACGACCACTTCCTCGCCGGCCTGCTGGCGACGATGGCCGACTTCACGCTGCTCTACGCGCCGAACGTCAACTCCTACAAGCGGTTCGCCGCCGGCTCCTTCGCCCCCACGACGATCGCCTGGGGCCAGGACAACCGGACCTGCGCGCTCCGCGTCGTGGGGCACGGGAAGGGCGCCCGGGTGGAGAACCGGGTCCCGGGCGGCGACGTCAACCCCTACCTGGCGCTGGCGGCGATGGTCGCGGGCGGCCTGCACGGCATCGAGCACGAGCTGGAGCTGCCGGCCGAGCTGACGGGCAACGCCTACACCTCGGGCCTGCCGACGGTGCCGCGTACGCTGCTCCAGGCCCGGGACGCCTTCGCCGGCTCCGCGGTCGCCCGCGAGGTCTTCGGCGACGAGGTCGTCGACCACTACACCAACATGGCCGACGTCGAGCTGGCCGCCTTCGACGCCGCCGTCACCGACTGGGAGCTGCGCCGCGGCTTCGAGAGGATGTGA
- a CDS encoding class I SAM-dependent methyltransferase: MSVDLRHRDTAVLELMDDPDCDEQALRRTYARFGLVNRLVAGWRRTYRELLAPRLSAERTTTLLDVGFGGGDLARALAGWARADGLRLVVDAVDPDPRALAFVRDRPATPGVTFRAADTAALVAAGERFDLVTSNHLLHHLDADALGRVLEECTRLARGLVVHSDLRRSRAAYLGWWLAARPAARDSFLHTDGLRSIRRSYTPDELARALPDGWRVRPQAPFRLLATWSPRG; encoded by the coding sequence GTGAGCGTCGACCTGCGGCACCGCGACACCGCGGTGCTCGAGCTGATGGACGACCCGGACTGCGACGAGCAGGCGCTGCGCCGCACCTACGCCCGTTTCGGGCTGGTCAACCGGCTGGTCGCCGGCTGGCGACGGACCTACCGCGAGCTGCTGGCGCCCCGGCTCTCCGCCGAGCGGACGACGACGCTGCTCGACGTCGGCTTCGGCGGCGGGGACCTGGCCCGCGCGCTGGCCGGCTGGGCGCGGGCCGACGGGCTCCGGCTGGTCGTGGACGCCGTCGACCCGGACCCGCGCGCGCTGGCCTTCGTCCGCGACCGGCCCGCCACCCCGGGTGTCACCTTCCGCGCCGCCGACACCGCCGCCCTCGTCGCGGCGGGGGAGCGGTTCGACCTCGTCACCTCCAACCACCTGCTGCACCACCTCGACGCCGACGCGCTGGGCCGGGTCCTGGAGGAGTGCACCCGGCTGGCGCGCGGGCTCGTCGTGCACAGCGACCTGCGGCGCAGTCGGGCGGCCTACCTGGGCTGGTGGCTGGCCGCGCGGCCGGCGGCCCGCGACTCCTTCCTGCACACCGATGGGCTGCGGTCCATCCGCCGCAGCTACACCCCCGACGAGCTGGCCCGGGCGCTCCCGGACGGCTGGCGGGTGCGGCCGCAGGCGCCGTTCCGGCTGCTCGCCACCTGGAGCCCGCGTGGCTAG